A genomic stretch from Chitinophaga lutea includes:
- a CDS encoding VOC family protein, with the protein MNKVIPILPCADIKTQAAFYQQLGFEVKGLYVSPNPYAVVQFGEIELHFWGNRKLVPSGNSSMCFIRVDDVDAVNALFTNNLKKNSGKIPRSGFPKITKVRDLVADRRFTLTDVAGNTFFVGTPAAENAVNFYRTLDDEVFAKKFAVLYDIVYSKEAPEMAAETLPRYGIQLDSLSELDRAKYLLVMLDIQMALKQPLEEEALQKLLAAHTGSGSDWAKIKAKYLEILQSRND; encoded by the coding sequence ATGAACAAGGTCATCCCGATTCTTCCCTGCGCGGATATAAAAACGCAGGCCGCATTCTACCAGCAGTTAGGTTTCGAAGTAAAGGGCCTCTACGTTTCCCCTAACCCGTACGCTGTTGTGCAATTCGGCGAAATCGAGCTTCACTTCTGGGGGAACAGAAAGCTGGTCCCTTCCGGAAACTCTTCGATGTGTTTCATCCGGGTGGATGATGTGGATGCCGTTAATGCATTATTTACAAACAACCTGAAAAAAAATTCCGGTAAAATTCCCCGTTCAGGATTTCCGAAAATCACCAAGGTCCGCGACCTGGTGGCCGACCGCAGGTTCACCCTGACAGACGTAGCCGGCAATACGTTTTTTGTGGGAACACCGGCAGCGGAAAACGCGGTTAACTTTTACCGCACGCTGGACGACGAGGTGTTTGCAAAAAAATTTGCGGTGCTGTACGACATTGTGTACTCTAAAGAAGCGCCGGAGATGGCTGCGGAAACATTACCGCGGTACGGGATACAGCTGGATTCGTTGAGCGAGCTCGATCGGGCGAAGTACCTGCTGGTGATGCTGGACATACAAATGGCCCTGAAGCAGCCGCTGGAAGAGGAAGCGCTCCAAAAGCTACTGGCCGCGCATACCGGCAGCGGAAGCGATTGGGCGAAAATCAAGGCAAAGTACCTCGAAATACTGCAGAGCAGGAATGACTGA
- a CDS encoding SusC/RagA family TonB-linked outer membrane protein encodes MKTLVFLVLFTCSSLLANDLAGQDKITLNFSKAPIERVLRTIQAQSRYSFVYQSEVFSRGIEINIQTKDAPIDSVMSQLLRNTPLHYKKMENNIIIIMNKSAPELKPVSSQPPVTVRGTVKDRAGGMMPQVSVYIKGTQNGTVTNEKGEFTINANLYDSLVFSFVGYKAQTVFVSDSRPLNIVLDAQEGSLNEVAVVGYSRQKKSSMVASVTTIKPGELRIPSSNLTNSLAGRLAGVVAYQRSGEPGQDNTSFFIRGITSFGASAKKDPLILIDGIELSTNDLARLNPDDIASFSIMKDALATALYGARGANGVILVTTKEGREGKMNVDVRFENSFSMPTEKIETADPVTFMRMHNESVKTRDPNGQTLYTDEQITFTERGMHRDIYPATNWRDAMFKNYTVNNRLNLSFTGGGSVARYYVAGSVTRDKGNLRVDRKNDFNSNIDLYKYSIRSNVNINLTKTTEMSTRFVANFDDYTGPIDGGSSMYRKVMQANPVRFKPYYEPDSAFSYAKHILFGNFETGNYLNPYAEALRGYRDYSRSNMLTTVELKQNLDNFVKGLMVRGLVNFDRRSEYSISRAYVPFYYQISSFDLKNDSYKLVRLNPRTGRETLDYDGANTNREISNSFYFEGATQYNNNFGKNSVNGLLVFTARQFKEGAPNTIQLSLPTRNLSLSGRFSYNYDSRYLAEFAFGYNASERFSKKNRWGFFPSFGAGWVISNEPFFESLAPLFRQLKIRGSYGIAGNEAIGSASERFFYMSEVDLDAPYNVNWGINMNENPGGINVSRYANDQVGWERSYKSNLVLEFNLVNGLSSIIEVYKEKRKNILQNRIIPATTGILPAVKANLGEAEGKGIDIELNYDKSFGKNLQLTGRGTFTYSTSKVIKWEEPDYGKNFWLSRVGTNLGQTWGLIAERLFVDAAEVKNSPKQEFGTYTGGDIKYRDINGDGRIDNLDFVPIGHPTTPEIIYGFGLSVAYKRFDLNFFFQGLARESFWLNQNNVTPFIDGDASDGRVGQNAVLKAIADSYWSESDRNAYAFWPRLANYNIENNRQTNTWFMQNGAFLRLKSADVGYTLPKEWLRRYKVSNLRIYFSGSNLAVWSAFKLWDPEMAGSGFDYPLQKVYNVGFNIGL; translated from the coding sequence GCCGGGCAGGATAAAATCACCCTGAATTTCAGTAAGGCGCCCATCGAAAGAGTACTGAGGACGATTCAGGCACAGAGTCGGTATTCATTTGTTTATCAATCCGAGGTTTTCTCGCGGGGCATCGAAATCAACATTCAGACAAAAGACGCACCCATCGATTCGGTGATGTCCCAACTGCTCCGGAACACGCCGCTGCACTACAAGAAGATGGAGAACAACATCATTATTATCATGAACAAAAGCGCCCCCGAGCTCAAGCCGGTTTCCTCGCAGCCGCCGGTCACCGTCCGGGGAACGGTGAAAGACAGGGCCGGCGGTATGATGCCCCAGGTGTCGGTGTACATCAAAGGCACACAGAACGGAACGGTGACCAATGAAAAAGGGGAGTTTACGATCAATGCGAATTTGTACGACAGCCTCGTTTTTTCTTTCGTGGGTTACAAGGCGCAGACGGTTTTCGTCAGCGATAGCCGTCCGCTGAACATCGTGCTCGACGCGCAAGAGGGCAGTTTGAACGAAGTAGCCGTGGTCGGCTATTCGAGACAGAAAAAATCGAGTATGGTGGCATCCGTTACGACCATCAAACCGGGAGAACTGCGGATACCCAGCAGCAACCTGACCAATTCACTCGCCGGGCGCCTGGCGGGTGTTGTTGCATATCAGCGAAGCGGAGAGCCGGGGCAGGACAATACGTCGTTTTTCATACGGGGCATCACCTCATTCGGCGCATCTGCCAAGAAAGACCCGTTGATTCTTATCGATGGTATTGAGTTGAGCACGAACGACCTGGCCCGCCTGAATCCGGACGACATCGCCAGTTTCAGCATCATGAAAGACGCCCTGGCCACGGCACTCTACGGTGCCAGAGGCGCCAATGGCGTGATCCTCGTAACGACCAAGGAAGGACGCGAAGGAAAAATGAATGTGGACGTGCGCTTTGAAAATTCCTTTTCAATGCCCACCGAAAAAATCGAAACGGCCGACCCGGTGACGTTCATGAGAATGCACAACGAATCGGTGAAAACCCGCGATCCCAACGGCCAAACGTTATATACAGACGAGCAGATCACTTTCACCGAACGCGGCATGCACCGGGATATCTACCCGGCCACCAACTGGCGCGATGCGATGTTTAAAAACTACACCGTCAACAACCGCCTGAACCTCAGCTTCACCGGCGGCGGCAGCGTGGCCAGGTATTACGTGGCGGGCAGCGTAACCCGCGACAAAGGGAATCTTCGTGTGGACCGTAAAAACGATTTCAATTCGAATATCGATCTCTACAAATACTCCATCCGGTCGAACGTCAACATCAACCTCACCAAGACCACCGAAATGTCGACCCGCTTCGTGGCCAATTTCGACGATTACACGGGCCCCATCGATGGGGGCTCTTCCATGTACCGGAAAGTGATGCAGGCAAACCCGGTGCGCTTCAAACCCTATTATGAGCCGGATTCCGCCTTCTCATACGCCAAGCATATCCTGTTCGGCAACTTTGAAACGGGTAACTACCTGAATCCATACGCCGAGGCGTTGAGAGGCTACCGCGATTACAGCAGGAGCAACATGCTCACCACGGTGGAACTGAAACAGAACCTCGACAATTTCGTCAAAGGTCTGATGGTGCGCGGGCTGGTCAACTTCGACAGGCGGTCAGAGTACAGCATTTCCCGCGCGTATGTGCCTTTTTATTACCAGATTTCCTCCTTCGACCTGAAGAACGATTCCTATAAACTGGTGCGGCTGAATCCCAGAACCGGTCGCGAAACGCTGGACTACGACGGCGCCAATACAAATCGGGAAATTTCCAACAGCTTCTACTTTGAGGGTGCTACGCAGTATAATAACAACTTTGGGAAAAACAGCGTCAATGGCCTGCTGGTGTTTACTGCCCGCCAGTTCAAAGAGGGTGCGCCCAATACCATCCAGCTATCGCTGCCCACGCGTAACCTGAGTCTTTCCGGCCGTTTCTCCTATAATTACGATTCCCGTTACCTGGCGGAATTCGCTTTCGGCTATAATGCCTCAGAGCGGTTTTCGAAGAAAAACCGCTGGGGCTTTTTCCCTTCTTTCGGGGCGGGCTGGGTGATTTCGAACGAACCTTTTTTCGAGTCGCTGGCACCGCTGTTTCGTCAGTTGAAAATTCGCGGTTCATACGGCATTGCGGGGAACGAGGCAATCGGCAGCGCCTCGGAACGCTTCTTCTACATGTCTGAAGTTGATCTGGATGCACCCTACAATGTAAACTGGGGCATCAATATGAACGAAAACCCCGGCGGCATCAATGTGAGCCGTTATGCTAACGACCAGGTGGGCTGGGAACGCTCCTATAAATCGAACCTCGTACTGGAGTTCAACCTGGTAAATGGCCTTTCATCCATTATCGAAGTGTACAAGGAAAAAAGAAAAAACATCCTGCAAAACAGGATCATCCCCGCAACCACCGGCATCCTGCCGGCAGTGAAAGCCAACCTCGGAGAAGCGGAGGGGAAGGGGATTGATATTGAACTGAACTACGACAAAAGCTTCGGGAAAAACCTGCAGCTCACCGGCCGGGGTACTTTTACATACAGCACCAGTAAGGTGATCAAATGGGAAGAGCCAGACTACGGAAAGAATTTCTGGCTGTCGAGAGTAGGCACCAACCTGGGCCAGACATGGGGCCTGATCGCCGAAAGGCTGTTCGTGGACGCGGCTGAAGTGAAGAACTCACCCAAACAGGAGTTCGGCACGTATACCGGCGGCGACATCAAGTACCGCGACATCAACGGCGATGGCAGGATCGACAACCTCGACTTCGTACCGATCGGCCACCCCACCACACCGGAAATCATCTATGGTTTCGGGTTGTCGGTGGCCTACAAAAGATTCGACCTCAACTTCTTTTTCCAGGGCCTCGCGAGGGAATCTTTCTGGCTCAACCAGAACAACGTAACGCCTTTCATCGATGGCGACGCATCGGACGGCAGGGTAGGACAGAACGCGGTGTTGAAGGCCATTGCAGACAGCTACTGGTCCGAATCAGACCGGAATGCCTATGCCTTCTGGCCGCGGCTTGCGAATTATAATATTGAGAACAACAGGCAGACGAATACCTGGTTTATGCAGAACGGCGCCTTTTTGCGGCTCAAGTCGGCCGACGTCGGGTATACCCTCCCGAAAGAATGGCTACGGAGATATAAAGTTTCCAACCTGAGGATTTACTTCAGCGGCTCAAACCTCGCGGTATGGAGCGCCTTCAAGTTGTGGGACCCTGAAATGGCAGGCTCCGGCTTCGATTACCCGCTGCAGAAAGTTTATAACGTAGGATTTAACATTGGCCTGTAA
- a CDS encoding DUF5000 domain-containing lipoprotein: MKKMFLLIVVFAGLQQACTEKTNEPISPSSGKPGLVTEVSVQNVPGGAIVTYRIPNQADVISVKAVYKITTGKQYEAVSSMYENKVAVMGFNDTENHEVLLYTVNRGQELSEPVKCTIKPLASPLSLAAKTVQIQGDFGGARFTWANEQKSPLAFEFYTPDSLGRMALARVVNSQVEAGSQALRGYAPVPREFGVVVKDNFGNRSDTIFPAGRKITPLFEERLPKATMKIMKLANDQNFTNWEGSDQKIIDDDKTSFGHSPSSSLPAPFTLDLGMLAKVSRIVLFQRKFGDSYFNWGNPRAFDVYVKVGTPSQSGDWGEWKKIMETEIIKPSGAASGTVTDDDLRAGENGHEFTFDLSQEPVRYIRIVVRSTWGSTTFTHPAEVDVYGERK; the protein is encoded by the coding sequence ATGAAAAAAATGTTTTTACTGATAGTTGTTTTCGCCGGCCTGCAACAGGCCTGTACCGAAAAAACAAACGAACCCATATCCCCTTCCTCCGGCAAACCGGGGCTTGTAACGGAAGTGTCGGTGCAAAACGTACCGGGTGGTGCAATAGTGACCTATCGTATCCCCAACCAGGCGGATGTAATCAGCGTGAAGGCGGTGTACAAAATCACCACCGGCAAACAGTACGAAGCGGTATCGTCCATGTACGAAAATAAAGTTGCGGTGATGGGTTTCAACGATACGGAAAATCACGAGGTGCTGCTGTACACGGTGAACAGGGGACAGGAACTGTCCGAGCCGGTAAAGTGCACCATCAAACCGTTAGCCTCTCCGCTCAGTCTGGCTGCAAAAACGGTGCAGATACAGGGCGATTTTGGCGGGGCAAGGTTCACCTGGGCGAATGAGCAGAAGTCGCCGCTGGCGTTTGAATTTTATACGCCGGATTCTCTGGGAAGGATGGCCCTCGCCAGGGTGGTCAATTCCCAGGTGGAAGCAGGCAGTCAGGCATTGAGGGGCTACGCGCCGGTTCCCCGCGAGTTCGGGGTAGTGGTGAAAGACAACTTTGGCAACCGGTCTGATACAATCTTTCCTGCGGGCAGAAAAATCACGCCGCTGTTTGAAGAACGGCTGCCGAAGGCTACCATGAAAATCATGAAACTGGCCAACGATCAGAATTTCACGAACTGGGAAGGATCCGACCAGAAAATCATCGACGACGACAAAACGTCGTTCGGTCACTCGCCTTCATCCTCCCTGCCTGCGCCTTTCACCCTGGATCTGGGCATGCTGGCGAAAGTGAGCCGCATCGTTCTCTTCCAGCGGAAATTCGGGGACAGCTATTTCAACTGGGGGAACCCACGCGCTTTCGACGTATACGTGAAAGTAGGCACGCCTTCCCAGAGCGGCGATTGGGGAGAATGGAAGAAAATAATGGAAACGGAGATCATCAAACCTTCAGGCGCAGCCTCGGGAACGGTGACCGACGACGACCTCCGGGCGGGTGAGAACGGCCACGAATTTACCTTCGATCTGTCGCAGGAACCGGTGCGCTACATCAGGATTGTAGTGCGCTCCACCTGGGGAAGTACCACCTTTACGCACCCGGCAGAAGTGGATGTGTACGGCGAGCGGAAATAG
- a CDS encoding DUF4998 domain-containing protein — MKYILHVFSFLCMLTVVASCDKFTDIHKDFIKNGEIIYAVKPDSVVFIAGKERLMMRLWMENAQNVKEVVVSWNSGQDSLIVPVSFKTGRDSVEVLLKNLEEKSYSFNIYAVDKFGHRSLSYTQFGTAFGNNYAGSLGNRRIKKVTLTEKEGVIDWFAPAEGMILNEVSFTTKRGNDTLVRFPSASFSVTIDVKAGSSFKYRSLYIPQAESIDTFYSAWGTDKMPDTYVLDRSAWKAISVSDETASDGGGKAALIDGNLGSYWHSQWGPNIPSPHWAIIDMGAVKSIAHFSIYRRAGNTDAKTVQFFLGNSSDPNTGWTLAGEGVFSSGDMMNVNNSANATGRYLKIYLPDSNRPPFTAIAEVYGYGK, encoded by the coding sequence ATGAAATATATACTGCATGTTTTTTCGTTTTTGTGTATGCTGACGGTGGTTGCGTCATGCGACAAGTTTACCGACATCCACAAGGACTTTATTAAGAATGGCGAGATCATCTATGCCGTAAAACCCGATTCCGTGGTATTCATAGCCGGGAAGGAACGGCTGATGATGCGGTTGTGGATGGAAAATGCCCAGAACGTAAAAGAGGTGGTTGTGTCGTGGAACAGCGGGCAGGACTCGCTGATCGTGCCGGTGTCGTTCAAGACCGGGCGAGACAGTGTGGAGGTGTTACTCAAAAACCTGGAGGAGAAATCGTATTCGTTTAACATCTATGCCGTAGATAAATTCGGCCACCGTTCCCTGAGCTATACGCAGTTTGGTACGGCGTTCGGAAACAATTACGCCGGGTCGCTGGGCAACCGGAGGATCAAGAAGGTCACACTGACGGAAAAAGAAGGTGTGATCGACTGGTTCGCGCCGGCGGAAGGCATGATACTGAACGAAGTGAGCTTCACCACCAAACGCGGGAACGACACGCTTGTGCGTTTCCCCTCCGCATCTTTCAGCGTAACCATCGACGTGAAAGCAGGTTCTTCGTTCAAATACCGCTCACTTTACATCCCGCAGGCGGAATCCATCGATACGTTTTATTCGGCCTGGGGCACCGACAAGATGCCTGATACGTATGTTCTTGACCGCTCCGCCTGGAAGGCCATCTCGGTGTCTGACGAAACCGCCAGCGACGGCGGAGGAAAAGCGGCGCTGATCGACGGTAACCTGGGCTCCTACTGGCATTCACAATGGGGGCCGAACATTCCTTCGCCGCACTGGGCTATCATCGACATGGGAGCTGTGAAGAGCATCGCCCACTTCAGCATATACAGAAGAGCGGGCAATACGGACGCCAAAACCGTACAGTTCTTCCTGGGTAACAGCAGCGATCCCAATACCGGGTGGACATTGGCGGGCGAAGGCGTTTTTTCTTCGGGCGATATGATGAATGTCAACAATTCGGCCAACGCCACGGGAAGATACCTGAAGATTTACCTGCCGGACAGCAACAGACCGCCGTTTACAGCCATTGCGGAGGTATATGGATACGGTAAATAG
- a CDS encoding RagB/SusD family nutrient uptake outer membrane protein, with product MKNIFLKITVFCIVLTGTVSCNKYLDVVPDNIPTIDNAFSDRYNAMKFLATCYWGIPKSAGWNENPAMLGAMEMIFNRTHRSQAGMQFALGENSAALALTNYWSSGGTMVRSLYAGMRDCNTFLERIDGVQDINKYEKERMKAEVKLVKAYLNFYLIQYYGPITPLRTNTSLTEPTAGIRVYREKIDDCFKYVLELINEVIQSDALPLMIEGKNTELGRFSKPVAYMLKAKVMTYWASPLFNGNTDYSGFKNHEGVPFFNQQYDASRWDSAANACKKAIEVCLAAGNRLYKPADFRAVSARVTSDTTLLINTLRSAVTQRWNPEIIWANSSYPANWNYQITAIARMEAATSTPSGYTGVLSVPLSTVELFYSNNGVPINEDISYPYANRYNIRVGDNAHNLLIASGEKTAALNFDREMRFYSTLGFDRGRWYGNFYRANNDNESPFPKNRFGEFSSVFNPGEYNATGYWPKKLVSMNTTWRDANSVSEETYPYPDMRYADLLLLCAEALNESKQAPDNEVYQYVDSVRARAGLKGVLESWATYSNQPAKPLTKEGMRQIIQQERKIELAGEGVYFWDSNRWKTALKERNRAIQGWNINGREAEEYYTVTTVYFQRFTYRDYFAPIPQSEMIKNPLLIQNPGW from the coding sequence ATGAAGAACATCTTTTTAAAAATAACCGTTTTTTGCATCGTATTGACGGGAACCGTCTCCTGCAATAAGTACCTCGACGTGGTGCCGGATAATATCCCCACCATCGACAATGCTTTCTCCGACCGGTACAACGCGATGAAATTCCTGGCTACCTGTTACTGGGGCATCCCCAAATCCGCCGGATGGAACGAAAATCCCGCGATGCTCGGCGCCATGGAAATGATATTCAACAGGACCCACAGAAGCCAGGCAGGCATGCAGTTCGCCCTCGGCGAAAACAGCGCGGCGCTCGCGCTGACCAATTACTGGAGCTCCGGCGGCACCATGGTACGGTCGCTGTATGCCGGCATGAGGGATTGTAATACGTTCCTGGAAAGGATCGACGGCGTGCAGGACATCAACAAGTACGAAAAGGAACGGATGAAGGCGGAAGTGAAACTGGTGAAAGCTTATCTTAATTTTTACCTCATCCAGTATTACGGCCCTATCACACCGCTAAGAACGAATACCTCGCTGACGGAGCCTACTGCCGGCATTCGTGTATACCGCGAAAAAATAGACGACTGTTTCAAATATGTGCTGGAACTGATTAACGAGGTCATCCAGTCGGATGCGTTGCCGCTGATGATCGAGGGAAAAAACACCGAACTGGGCAGGTTCTCCAAGCCGGTGGCTTATATGCTGAAAGCAAAGGTGATGACTTACTGGGCGAGCCCGCTGTTCAATGGCAACACGGATTACAGTGGGTTCAAGAACCACGAAGGTGTTCCTTTCTTTAACCAGCAGTACGATGCGTCGCGCTGGGACAGTGCTGCGAACGCGTGCAAGAAAGCGATAGAGGTATGCCTCGCGGCAGGCAACCGGCTGTATAAACCAGCCGATTTCAGGGCGGTCAGCGCCAGGGTGACATCCGATACCACCTTGCTGATCAACACCCTCAGGAGCGCCGTCACACAAAGGTGGAACCCCGAAATCATCTGGGCCAATTCTTCCTATCCGGCCAACTGGAACTACCAGATTACGGCCATTGCGCGGATGGAGGCGGCCACTTCCACGCCGTCCGGCTACACGGGCGTGCTTAGCGTACCGCTGTCGACGGTTGAATTGTTCTACTCCAACAACGGTGTGCCCATCAATGAAGATATCTCGTATCCATACGCCAACCGGTACAACATCAGGGTGGGAGACAATGCGCACAACCTGCTCATCGCCTCGGGAGAGAAAACGGCCGCGCTCAATTTCGACCGTGAAATGCGTTTTTACTCAACGCTGGGCTTCGACCGGGGCAGGTGGTACGGGAACTTCTACCGCGCCAATAACGACAACGAATCACCATTCCCTAAAAACCGGTTCGGCGAATTTTCGTCCGTATTCAATCCCGGGGAATACAATGCCACCGGTTACTGGCCCAAAAAGCTCGTGTCGATGAATACCACCTGGCGCGATGCCAACAGCGTATCGGAAGAGACTTATCCATACCCGGATATGCGTTATGCCGACCTGCTGCTGCTCTGCGCCGAAGCCCTCAACGAATCCAAACAGGCGCCCGACAACGAGGTGTACCAGTATGTGGATTCGGTAAGGGCGAGGGCGGGCCTGAAGGGTGTACTGGAGAGCTGGGCCACCTACTCTAATCAACCGGCAAAGCCGCTCACGAAAGAAGGCATGCGCCAGATCATACAACAGGAAAGAAAGATAGAACTGGCCGGTGAAGGTGTTTATTTCTGGGACAGCAACCGGTGGAAAACCGCACTGAAGGAAAGAAACCGCGCCATCCAGGGATGGAACATCAACGGCCGCGAAGCGGAAGAATATTATACCGTTACCACCGTCTACTTCCAGCGGTTTACTTACCGGGATTATTTTGCGCCAATCCCCCAGTCTGAAATGATTAAAAATCCTTTGCTCATTCAAAACCCCGGTTGGTAG